The Xenorhabdus poinarii G6 nucleotide sequence TGAAATTGCTTTAAAAACATCCATTGAAAAGATCAGAGAGACATTGCCAGAAGATAAAAAATTACAATTTGATGATTCATTGAATGTCGTGATGACTAACAGTATCAACTTTGATGATTTGTTTAAGGATAACAGAGAGGGAAATATCAAATATGGCGATATACAAAAGTTTGAACAGCGATTTTATCAATCCTTGCATGGAAAAACGGCTGATCAGGTAATTGAAGAAGCCGAAAAAATTAAAGCTGCCAACATGCGTAAGAAATGAGTGTATGACATCTTCACTGATGCTGATATTGCTTCATATGCTTTAAACAAGGTGCCCTGATTGAGGGGCATTTTTTGGGGTACAATTTTGTGGGTCACAATAATGTCAGTCTTTCTCCACATTGCCGACAAACATAACAACTTTTTCCTCTGAGAACTTTATTGTGTTGTCTTATCGTCAGTTCATGGTGCTGACAGCGACAATAATAGATAAATATCTTACTGCGAACAGAATGCACAGAGAATTGATGAGTTCGATTGGCGGGGACTTTAAATAGGGTTTCCATAATAAAGCGCCACTCTTTGCCGTGTGGTTCTACCTTGCCAAATTGATGATAGGCTAATAGGTGAGCTAGTTCATGCGGGATAACTTCATTAATGAAAGCGAGCTGATTTTCGATCAACAAAATAGGATTGAGGCGGATTTCCCAGTCTTGTAGCCGGGCACTGCCTGCAATTGTCCCACGTTGTTGATAGGTTATGTGGGGTTCTGGAAAGCTTTGCTGCCAAAAATGACTCGCCTGCGTTAATTTCTGTCGCGTGGTGCGCATCACGGCGTGCTGTAAGAAAAGGGGAATGTTAACAAATTTCATTATAGCTGAATACGGTAATTTAAATATCTATTTGATTTTTAATATCTAATTAAATATATACCCAATAAAATTTAATGTGCATGGTGTCAATGATCGTGAGTCTTACTCACCCTCGACGAGTGATGAAAAAACCCGCAATGTTTGCGGGCTTCATCGATGAACTGAAAATTATTTCAATCCTGCCGCAGTGCGCAGAATTTCAGCTTTATCTGTTGCTTCCCAAGGGAATTGTTCACGACCAAAATGGCCATAGGCCGCAGTTTCGCGATAGATGGGGTGTAACAGATCCAACATTTTAATCAGGCCATAAGGGCGCAGATCAAAAAATTCACGAACTAATTGAATCAGTGTTGAAGTTGAAACTTTCTCTGTACCAAAGGTTTCCACCATGATAGAGGTGGGTTCAGCAACACCGATAGCGTAAGATACTTGGATTTCACAACGATCAGCCAGACCTGCGGCAACGATGTTTTTGGCAACGTAACGTGCTGCATAGGCTGCTGAACGGTCAACTTTGGAGGGATCTTTACCGGAGAATGCGCCGCCACCGTGACGAGCCATACCACCATAGGTATCGACAATGATCTTACGACCTGTCAAACCACAGTCACCCATTGGGCCACCGATCACGAAACGACCTGTTGGATTGATGAAGTATTTGGTCGTCGAAGTCAGCCATTCCGTCGGCAGCACCGGCTGGATAATCTCATCCATCACCGCTTCTTGCAGCGCTTTTTGAGTGATATCTTCAGAATGCTGGGTTGAAAGGACAACGGCATCAATACCGACAATCTTACCGTTATCGTATTGGAAGGTGACCTGACTTTTTGCATCCGGGCGCAACCACGGCAGCGTGCCGTTTTTACGAACTTCAGCCTGACGCTCAACCAAACGGTGTGCATAGGTGATAGGGGCTGGCATGAGGACATCAGTTTCATTAGTCGCATAACCAAACATCAAGCCCTGATCGCCTGCACCTTGTTCCAGAGGATCGGCACGGTCAACACCTTGATTGATATCTGGAGATTGTTTACCAATGGCACTGATAACGGCGCATGAGTTGGCATCAAATCCCATATCGGAGCTGGTATAGCCGATTTCGCGTACAGTGCGACGTGTAATTTCTTCAATATCAACCCAGGCACTGGTCGTGATTTCGCCACCAACCATCACCATACCGGTTTTAACGTAAGTTTCACAGGCAACTCTGGCCTTGGGATCCTGCGCTAAAATGGCATCAAGAACAGCATCGGAAATTTGGTCGGCAATTTTGTCCGGGTGTCCTTCTGAAACTGACTCAGAAGTGAAAAGATGTGTAGTCATTATATTTGGTTACCTTAAATATAATTTTGGGTTAAGGGTGGATGTTTTACCATCTAGACGGCCATTTTAAGTTACTCTTTTCAAGGTTACCAGTTTTTTTAAGCTTAAATCTCTATCATTGTGTGTTATTTTCGTTTTCCTCGCTAAAAAATAGGGGAATTCCGTCCCATTGAAATAAATTTCATTTTGCAATTTTGCCGAATTACAGGTATAAACTGCGCGACTCGCTAAGTCGATTTTTGTAGTTTGAGTGACAGATGTTTGCAGGAGCGTATGTGTATCCTGCTTCTCGATTGAGAAACGGCTTGCTGTAAGTAGGCCATGTGGGGAGAATGGGCGTGATGAACCATTATCTGCTGATTATTAACGGCCAACAGCCACATTATGTCATTGATGTATTCACATCGTGTTCCTGCCTTTTCAATTTCAATATGAATTCAATTCGATGTTGCCGATCACCCGCGTATAAACAGGTCATATTGCGTTAACATCATCGCGTCATACAGTAAAGATAGTGTTTAGTTTTTCTAAACATTCCTATAATCCTAAGAGCATGCTGTTCCCTGACATTTTTTAATGCGCAAGATATGCTCGGTCAAAGAGTGTCTTGGGTTATTGACTTACAGGTGAAGGCAAACCTCAACTCCATAAAGGAGACTGCCATGAATGATAATATCGCCCGTAAACTGCGACAGACTTATAATATCGCATACTGGGGCGGCAGCTATTACTATGTCAATGATCTGGGAAATGTCAGTGTTTGCCCAAACCCTGATTTACCGGACGCGCAAATTGCCCTCGCCGATCTGGTGAAGCGAGTTCAGCAAGAAGAACAGAAATTGCGTTTGCCGGCACTGTTTTGTTTTCCTCAGATTTTGCAACATCGCTTGCGTTCGATAAATGCAGCGTTTAAGCGTGCGCGTGAATCTTATGGCTATCAAGGGGATTACTTCCTCGTTTATCCGATTAAGGTTAATCAGCATCGCCGTGTTATTGAGACATTAGCAAACGCGGATGAACCGATCGGATTAGAAGCCGGTTCCAAAGCCGAGTTAATGGCAGTATTGGCTCATGCAGGCATGACAGGTACGGTGATTGTTTGTAATGGTTATAAAGATCGGGAATATATTCGTCTGGCACTGATCGGTGAAAAGTTGGGACACAAAGTGTACCTGGTCATCGAAAAGATGTCTGAAATGGCTATGGTGCTGGAAGAGGCTGAGCGCCTCAATGTGATACCGCGTCTTGGTGTACGGGCTCGTCTGGCCTCACAAGGGGCAGGGAAATGGCAATCCAGTGGCGGGGAAAAATCCAAATTTGGTTTGGCGGCGGCGCAGGTATTGCAATTGATTGAGACGTTGCGTGCAGCAGGGCGGTTGGAGAGTTTGCAATTACTGCATTTCCATCTGGGGTCTCAATTGGCGAATATCCGCGACGTGGCAACCGGAGTACAGGAAGCGGCCCGTTTTTATGTCGAGCTTTCTAAACTGGGTGTCAATATTCAATGTTTTGATGTTGGTGGTGGTTTAGGGGTCGATTATGAAGGAACACGCTCTCAGTCAGATTGTTCGGTGAATTATGGTCTGAATGAATACGCGAATAATGTTATTTGGGGGATTGGCGATGCATGTGAAGAGCACGGACTGCCTCATCCTACGGTGATTACGGAATCCGGCCGTGCATTGACAGCCCATCACACTGTTTTAGTTTCTAATGTCATTGGGGTGGAACGCAATGAATTCACCGAAACAACGCCCCCCGCAGAAGAGGCGACTCGTCCCTTGACCAGCCTGTGGAATACCTGGCAGGAGATGCAATCTGATGGTAACCGTCGTTCCCTGCGTGAGTGGTTGCATGATAGCCAGTTTGATCTGCATGATGTGCATACCCAGTATGCCCACGGAATGTTGGATCTGTCAGAGCGTGCATGGGCAGAAGAGCTGTACTTAAATATCTGTCGTCATATCCAGCAGGATCTTGATCCAAGCAATCGTGCTCATCGTCCGATCATTGATGAATTGCAAGAGCGTATGGCAGATAAATTCTACGTGAATTTTTCGTTATTCCAGTCAATGCCGGATGCGTGGGGGATTGATCAGTTGTTCCCGGTGTTGCCGATTGAAGGGCTGGATAAGCCATTAGATCGCCGTGCCGTTCTATTAGATATCACCTGTGACTCTGATGGGACGATTGATCATTATGTTGATGGTGATGGTGTGGCGACAACCATGCCAATGCCGGCTTATGATCCGGAAAAACCGCCATTGATTGGTTTCTTTATGGTTGGAGCCTATCAGGAAATTCTGGGTAACATGCATAACTTGTTTGGTGATACCGCCGCGATTGATGTTTATGTGGACGAAAATGGTGAAGTGACTTATCAGCAGAGTGAAGAGGGCGATTCTGTCGCGACGATGCTGCAATATGTCAAACTGGAACCGCAGGTACTGTTAACCCGTTTCCGTGATCAAGTGAAATCGACAGATCTGGATGAAAATTTACAGGCACAATTCCTGCAAGAGTTTGAAAATGGTCTGTATGGGTATACCTATTTAGAAGATGAATCATTCTGATTAATCATTGAATATTGGTAATAAGCCAGTATAGGACTTTTGAGGATATATCATGAGTATTAGCTCGTTAGGAAACCAAATTGATAATTCGTTGGTTTCAAATGCTTTCGGCTTTCTGCGTTTTCCATTGCATTTTCAGCCTGCTTCCAGTGATGCGGAATGGGTGATTACGGGAGTGCCCTTTGATATGGCGACATCAGGGCGTGCAGGTAGCCGTCACGGGCCTGCAGCGATTCGTCAGGTATCGACGAATCTGGCGTGGGAAAGCTGCCGGTGGCCGTGGAACTTTAGCTTGCGTAAGCACCTGAATGTGGTCGATTGCGGCGATCTGGTTTTTAACTTCGGTGATGCGCAGGATATGAGTGATAAGTTGCAGGCCCATGCGGAAAACGTGTTAGCCGCAGGCAAGCGCATGCTGTCTTTTGGCGGTGACCATTTTGTTACCTTGCCATTGTTGCGTGCCCATGCAAAATATTTTGGCAAAATGGCTCTGATCCATTTTGATGCGCATACGGATACGTATCCCAACGGCAGCAAATTCGATCATGGTACGATGTTTTATCATGCGCCGAACGAAGGATTGATTGATCCTCATCATTCAATACAAATTGGTATCCGTACTGAACACGATAAGGATCATGGTTTCACGGTACTGGATGCTGCGCAAGTCAATGATCGCGGTGTTGATGAGATGGTAGACCAGATCAAAACGGTGGTTGGTGATCTGCCGATTTATCTGACCTTTGATATTGATTGTCTTGATCCGGCATTTGCTCCGGGCACGGGTACCCCCGTGATTGGTGGATTAACGTCAGATCGCGCATTGAAAATCGTGCGGGGTTTGCAGCCACTGAATATCGTCGGCATGGATGTCGTGGAAGTCGCGCCGGCTTATGATCAATCCGAGATTACGGCTCTGGCTGCCGCGACGATTGGATTGGAGTTACTGTATTTACAGGCGTCCAAGAAGAATATATCTTTTCAGCATCATGCTATCTGATCGCACAACGAGTTTGTTGCAAAAAAATGATATTGTGATGAAAACCAATCACTTATCTTCATTTTTTGTGGACTAATATGATGTCTAATGGATTTAAGTGAAAACACTTTGCGACGGCGATCATTCTCTGGTACTTACGATGGTATGGCTCAACACCGATGAGCTATGCCAATGTTAGTGATATGTTGGCCAAATGAGGGATTTACACACTTAGCTTTTGCTGACCAGATGGCACATTAACTTTATAAATATCACGATAGTAGTTTTAAGACGTTGAGTATACACTTGGTGACCAAGCTGCTGGGGCAATGGACAGAAAGTGCTTTAGCTCACTGATGATAGTTTCTATAGGTAGACTGCTTCGCTGTGCAGTGTCACACCCTAGGCGGGGCATAATATGTTGTATTCCATCATAGTGCCAGCAGCAATCTTTCGTTTCGCTTGCTCGTAACGCTTGTGCAAAAATGGATAGATCACGACGCGGTCGTGGCGCAGAGGAGGATAATTCTACCCACCCTTCATAGCGTTGTTGGATAACGATATCGTTTTGAGTGACAATAGCAATGGTTGATAATAGCGTGCGGTTATGGAAACTAATAGGAGAAAATCCTAAGTAACGTTGTGAGACAGGTGTATCGCTATAAATAGGTAACCGGAATATAGCAAGATCGATCTCTGGATACTGTTCAACTATTACGTCCTGATGATTAAGTAATGCTTCTGTTTCACTGTGTTGCTGTTCAGCATCACGCCAAAGTGTTTCCTGAATCACTGAAGCATCCAGGAGGTCACGCAATGCTGGTAACATTGTTTTGAAGAGAGCTGCAATACGCAAACTTTCATTGGGCAATGTTCTTATAATATTCGATGTTTGTACCGCAATTGTATTCAGTG carries:
- a CDS encoding DUF6694 family lipoprotein, translated to MICLLGCVLAGCDNQPKIDGTNEIALKTSIEKIRETLPEDKKLQFDDSLNVVMTNSINFDDLFKDNREGNIKYGDIQKFEQRFYQSLHGKTADQVIEEAEKIKAANMRKK
- a CDS encoding DUF6687 family protein; amino-acid sequence: MTTDHFDLDGLASVYSLLSPKHAQDHKQLLIDIARFGDFSCGYNPRARRLAFALNTIAVQTSNIIRTLPNESLRIAALFKTMLPALRDLLDASVIQETLWRDAEQQHSETEALLNHQDVIVEQYPEIDLAIFRLPIYSDTPVSQRYLGFSPISFHNRTLLSTIAIVTQNDIVIQQRYEGWVELSSSAPRPRRDLSIFAQALRASETKDCCWHYDGIQHIMPRLGCDTAQRSSLPIETIISELKHFLSIAPAAWSPSVYSTS
- the speA gene encoding biosynthetic arginine decarboxylase → MNDNIARKLRQTYNIAYWGGSYYYVNDLGNVSVCPNPDLPDAQIALADLVKRVQQEEQKLRLPALFCFPQILQHRLRSINAAFKRARESYGYQGDYFLVYPIKVNQHRRVIETLANADEPIGLEAGSKAELMAVLAHAGMTGTVIVCNGYKDREYIRLALIGEKLGHKVYLVIEKMSEMAMVLEEAERLNVIPRLGVRARLASQGAGKWQSSGGEKSKFGLAAAQVLQLIETLRAAGRLESLQLLHFHLGSQLANIRDVATGVQEAARFYVELSKLGVNIQCFDVGGGLGVDYEGTRSQSDCSVNYGLNEYANNVIWGIGDACEEHGLPHPTVITESGRALTAHHTVLVSNVIGVERNEFTETTPPAEEATRPLTSLWNTWQEMQSDGNRRSLREWLHDSQFDLHDVHTQYAHGMLDLSERAWAEELYLNICRHIQQDLDPSNRAHRPIIDELQERMADKFYVNFSLFQSMPDAWGIDQLFPVLPIEGLDKPLDRRAVLLDITCDSDGTIDHYVDGDGVATTMPMPAYDPEKPPLIGFFMVGAYQEILGNMHNLFGDTAAIDVYVDENGEVTYQQSEEGDSVATMLQYVKLEPQVLLTRFRDQVKSTDLDENLQAQFLQEFENGLYGYTYLEDESF
- the speB gene encoding agmatinase, with translation MSISSLGNQIDNSLVSNAFGFLRFPLHFQPASSDAEWVITGVPFDMATSGRAGSRHGPAAIRQVSTNLAWESCRWPWNFSLRKHLNVVDCGDLVFNFGDAQDMSDKLQAHAENVLAAGKRMLSFGGDHFVTLPLLRAHAKYFGKMALIHFDAHTDTYPNGSKFDHGTMFYHAPNEGLIDPHHSIQIGIRTEHDKDHGFTVLDAAQVNDRGVDEMVDQIKTVVGDLPIYLTFDIDCLDPAFAPGTGTPVIGGLTSDRALKIVRGLQPLNIVGMDVVEVAPAYDQSEITALAAATIGLELLYLQASKKNISFQHHAI
- the metK gene encoding methionine adenosyltransferase — translated: MTTHLFTSESVSEGHPDKIADQISDAVLDAILAQDPKARVACETYVKTGMVMVGGEITTSAWVDIEEITRRTVREIGYTSSDMGFDANSCAVISAIGKQSPDINQGVDRADPLEQGAGDQGLMFGYATNETDVLMPAPITYAHRLVERQAEVRKNGTLPWLRPDAKSQVTFQYDNGKIVGIDAVVLSTQHSEDITQKALQEAVMDEIIQPVLPTEWLTSTTKYFINPTGRFVIGGPMGDCGLTGRKIIVDTYGGMARHGGGAFSGKDPSKVDRSAAYAARYVAKNIVAAGLADRCEIQVSYAIGVAEPTSIMVETFGTEKVSTSTLIQLVREFFDLRPYGLIKMLDLLHPIYRETAAYGHFGREQFPWEATDKAEILRTAAGLK
- a CDS encoding SprT family zinc-dependent metalloprotease, encoding MKFVNIPLFLQHAVMRTTRQKLTQASHFWQQSFPEPHITYQQRGTIAGSARLQDWEIRLNPILLIENQLAFINEVIPHELAHLLAYHQFGKVEPHGKEWRFIMETLFKVPANRTHQFSVHSVRSKIFIYYCRCQHHELTIRQHNKVLRGKSCYVCRQCGERLTLL